One Setaria viridis chromosome 7, Setaria_viridis_v4.0, whole genome shotgun sequence genomic region harbors:
- the LOC117862464 gene encoding endochitinase A: MAKKAPTALAVLALGLSLLCAASPSAAQNCGCQSDYCCSQFGYCGTTEPYCGKGCRSGPCWGSSTGGSGANVANVVTDAFFNGIKNQAGAGCEGKNFYTRSAFLNAVNSYSGFARGGSEVEGKREIAAFFAHVTHETGHFCYISEINKNDAYCDANNRQWPCVPGKKYYGRGPLQISWNYNYGPAGRDIGFDGLGNPDRVAQDPVIAFKTALWFWMNNVHQVMPQGFGATIRAINGALECNGRNPDQMNARVRYYKQYCQELGVDPGSNLTC, from the exons ATGGCGAAGAAGGCGCCGACGGCCCTAGCGGTTCTGGCTCTCGGGCTTTCGCTGCTATGCGCCGCCAGCCCGTCCGCCGCGCAGAACTGCGGCTGCCAGTCAGACTACTGCTGCAGCCAGTTTGGCTACTGCGGCACGACCGAGCCCTACTGTGGCAAGGGGTGCCGGTCGGGCCCGTGCTGGGGTAGCAGCACCGGCGGCAGTGGCGCGAACGTGGCCAACGTCGTCACCGACGCGTTCTTCAACGGCATCAAGAACCAGGCCGGGGCCGGATGCGAGGGCAAGAACTTCTACACGCGGAGCGCGTTCCTGAACGCCGTGAACTCGTACTCCGGCTTCGCGCGTGGCGGCTCGGAGGTCGAGGGCAAGCGCGAGATCGCCGCCTTCTTCGCCCACGTCACGCACGAGACCGGAC ATTTCTGCTACATCAGCGAGATCAACAAGAACGACGCCTACTGCGACGCCAACAACAGGCAGTGGCCGTGCGTCCCGGGGAAGAAGTACTACGGGCGCGGCCCGCTGCAGATCTCGTGGAACTACAACTACGGGCCTGCCGGGAGGGACATCGGCTTCGACGGGCTCGGCAACCCGGACAGGGTGGCGCAGGACCCCGTGATCGCGTTCAAGACGGCGCTCTGGTTCTGGATGAACAACGTGCACCAAGTGATGCCGCAGGGGTTCGGCGCCACGATCAGGGCCATCAACGGCGCCCTCGAGTGCAACGGGAGGAACCCCGACCAGATGAACGCCCGGGTGCGCTACTACAAGCAGTACTGCCAGGAGCTCGGCGTCGACCCCGGGAGCAACCTCACTTGCTAG
- the LOC117863108 gene encoding endochitinase A, which yields MAKSPTIMAVVALGLALLFAAGPAAAQNCGCQPNFCCSKFGYCGTSDAYCGDGCQSGPCRSGGGGGGGGGGGRGANVASVVTDAFFNGIKNQAGGGCEGRNFYTRSAFLEAANKYSGFAHGGSEVEGKREIAAFFAHVTHETGHFCYISEINKNNNYCDANNRQWPCAAGKKYYGRGPLQISWNYNYGPAGRDIGFDGLGNPDIVAQNAGIAFKTALWFWMNNVHRVMPQGFGATTRAINGALECNGNNPAQMNARVGYYRQYCQQLGVDPGNNLTC from the exons ATGGCAAAGTCGCCGACGATCATGGCGGTCGTGGCTCTCGGCCTCGCGCTGCTGttcgccgccggcccggccgccgcgcagAACTGCGGCTGCCAGCCAAACTTCTGCTGCAGCAAGTTCGGATACTGCGGCACGAGCGACGCCTACTGTGGCGACGGGTGCCAGTCGGGCCCGTGCCGctcggggggtggcggcggcggcggcggcggcggcggtagaggCGCGAACGTGGCTAGCGTCGTCACCGACGCGTTCTTCAACGGCATCAAGAACCAGGCCGGGGGCGGGTGCGAGGGCAGGAACTTCTACACGCGGAGCGCGTTCCTGGAGGCCGCCAACAAGTACTCCGGCTTCGCGCACGGCGGCTCCGAGGTCGAGGGCAAGCGCGAGATCGCCGCCTTCTTCGCGCACGTCACGCACGAGACCGGAC ATTTCTGCTACATCAGCGAGATCAACAAGAACAACAACTACTGCGACGCGAACAACAGGCAGTGGCCGTGCGCCGCGGGGAAGAAATACTACGGGCGCGGCCCGCTGCAGATCTCGTGGAACTACAACTACGGGCCTGCCGGGAGGGACATCGGCTTCGACGGGCTCGGGAACCCGGACATTGTTGCGCAGAACGCCGGGATCGCCTTCAAGACGGCGCTCTGGTTCTGGATGAACAATGTGCACCGGGTGATGCCGCAGGGGTTCGGCGCCACGACCAGGGCCATCAACGGCGCCCTCGAGTGCAACGGGAACAACCCCGCCCAGATGAACGCGCGGGTGGGATACTACAGGCAGTACTGCCAGCAGCTCGGCGTCGACCCGGGGAACAACCTCACCTGCTAG
- the LOC117863036 gene encoding endochitinase A — MANAPTILAAVALGGLALLLAAAGPGAAQNCGCQPNFCCSRFGFCGQTTEYCGDGCQSGPCIRGGGGANVANVVTDAFFNGIKNQAPSSCEGKNFYTRGAFLNAVNSYSGFARGGSEVEGKREIAAFFAHVTHETGYFCYISEINKNDPYCNPSYTQWPCAAGKKYYGRGPLQLSWNYNYGAAGRDIKFDGLGNPDVVAQDPVIAFKAALWYWMNNVHGVMPQGFGATTRAINGDLECDGKNTDKMNARVGYYRQYCQQLGVDPGGNLTC, encoded by the exons ATGGCAAACGCGCCGACGATCCTGGCCGCCGTGGCTCTCGGCGGTCTCGCactgctgctcgccgccgccggtccggGCGCCGCGCAGAATTGCGGCTGCCAGCCAAACTTCTGCTGCAGCAGGTTTGGCTTCTGCGGCCAGACCACCGAGTACTGCGGCGATGGGTGCCAGTCGGGCCCGTGCAtacggggcgggggcggcgcgaaCGTGGCCAACGTCGTCACCGACGCGTTCTTCAACGGCATCAAGAACCAGGCCCCGAGCTCGTGCGAGGGCAAGAACTTCTACACGCGGGGCGCGTTCCTGAACGCCGTGAACTCGTACTCCGGCTTCGCGCGCGGCGGCTCGGAGGTCGAGGGCAAGCGCGAGATCGCCGCCTTCTTCGCGCACGTCACGCACGAGACCGGAT ATTTCTGCTACATCAGCGAGATCAACAAGAACGACCCCTACTGCAACCCGAGCTACACGCAGTGGCCGTGCGCCGCGGGGAAGAAGTACTACGGGCGCGGCCCGCTGCAGCTCTCGTGGAACTACAACTACGGGGCAGCCGGGAGGGATATCAAATTCGACGGGCTCGGCAACCCGGACGTGGTTGCGCAGGACCCCGTGATCGCGTTCAAGGCGGCGCTCTGGTACTGGATGAACAACGTGCACGGGGTGATGCCGCAGGGGTTCGGCGCCACGACCAGGGCCATCAACGGAGACCTCGAGTGCGACGGCAAGAACACCGATAAAATGAACGCAAGGGTTGGATACTACAGGCAGTACTGCCAGCAGCTCGGCGTCGACCCCGGGGGCAACCTCACCTGCTAG
- the LOC117863103 gene encoding endochitinase A, translating into MANPATTLTVLALGLALLCAAGPAAAQSCGCQPNFCCSKFGYCGTTIDYCGDGCRSGPCIGSGTGTGSGSGVDVGSVVTDAFFNGIKSQAGGGCEGSNFYSRDAFLNAAGAYSGFARGGSADDGKREIAAFFAHVTHETGHFCYISEINKDNSYCDSSKTQWPCAAGKKYYGRGPLQISWNYNYGPAGQSIGFDGLGNPDAVAQDPVIAFKTAFWFWMNNVHGVMPQGFGATIRAINGALECNGNNPAQMNARVGYYQQYCQQLGVDPGSNLTC; encoded by the exons ATGGCAAACCCCGCGACGACCCTCACGGTCCTGGCTCTCGGGCTCGCGCTCCTGTGCGCtgccggcccggccgccgcgcagAGCTGCGGCTGCCAGCCAAACTTCTGCTGCAGCAAGTTCGGCTACTGCGGCACGACCATCGATTACTGTGGCGATGGGTGCCGGTCGGGGCCCTGCATAGGGagcggcaccggcaccggcagcggcagcggcgtggaCGTGGGTAGCGTCGTCACCGACGCGTTCTTCAACGGCATCAAATCCCAGGCCGGGGGCGGGTGCGAGGGCAGTAACTTCTACTCTCGGGACGCGTTCCTGAACGCCGCCGGCGCGTACTCCGGCTTCGCCCGCGGCGGCTCGGCGGACGATGGCAAGCGTGAGATCGCCGCCTTCTTCGCGCACGTCACACACGAGACCGGAC ATTTCTGCTACATCAGCGAGATCAACAAGGACAACAGCTACTGCGACTCGAGCAAGACGCAGTGGCCGTGCGCCGCGGGGAAGAAGTACTACGGGCGCGGCCCGCTGCAGATCTCGTGGAACTACAACTACGGGCCGGCGGGGCAGAGCATCGGCTTCGACGGGCTCGGGAACCCGGACGCGGTGGCGCAGGACCCCGTGATCgcgttcaagacggcgttctgGTTCTGGATGAACAACGTGCACGGGGTGATGCCGCAGGGGTTCGGCGCCACCATCAGGGCCATCAACGGCGCGCTCGAGTGCAACGGGAACAACCCCGCTCAGATGAACGCGAGAGTGGGCTACTACCAGCAGTACTGCCAGCAGCTCGGCGTCGACCCCGGGAGCAACCTCACCTGCTAG